The nucleotide sequence ACCATCCCGTCCCAGCTCTCGCCACCGGGACGCGGCGCAGGATGGCGGCCGTGGAAGCCTGATCTGGTGCTACTCCTCGAGCCGTCGGTCGGGGTGCTGCCGCCGGGTCATGACGGTGGGGTGACGGAGTCCGTCGAGGTGCAGAGGCGATCACCGCCGTTCCTCGGTGTCGAAGGTGCCGTCGTGGACACCGCGTCGGGGGCCGACGCGGTGCGACGCGATGCAACCGCACTCATCTGGAAACGTACCGCCGCGCTGCGGGAGCGACCACGCCGCGCCAGCGGGCGCAATCGGCAGGCGGCGTCACCCATGGCGCCGGGGGTCGCACCCAGCGCGGGCCCCGTGTGATATCATGAGAGAGGTGAGGCACCGCGCCGTCCTCGGCGTGCCTCGCCAGCTCTCTCCAACGCGCGAATCGTCCGACCAATTCTTCCTGCGAGCGATGGGAAGCCATGCTGCGCGTCCTGACCTATCATCGGATCGCCGACCCCTCCAGCGCGCTGCATCTCAACCCGCGGTTGATCAGCGCTTCCCCGGAAGAGTTCGCCGCCCAGATCCGCTTCCTGGCTACCCACTACCGCGTTGTCGGCCTGGAGGACGTGCTGGTGGCGTTCGAAACCCACCGTTCTCTGCCACGGCGGTCGGTGCTCATCACTTTCGACGACGCCTATCGCGATTTCATGGACATCGCCTGGCCCATCCTGCAGGCGCACCGCGTGCCGGCCACCCTCTTCGTGCCCACCGCCTATCCGGACCGTCCGGAGCGCGCCTTCTGGTGGGACCGGTTGTACCGTTGTTGCACCGACCCAGCGCGGCCCGAGCTGGTTCTTCCCAGCTGTGGGCCCCTGCCGCTTCGTACCCAAGAGGAACGTCAGGTGGCGCTCCGGGCCGCGGCGCGGCTGGTCAAGAGCCATCCCCATGACCATGCCATGGCACTGGTCGAGGAGATC is from Candidatus Krumholzibacteriia bacterium and encodes:
- a CDS encoding polysaccharide deacetylase family protein, whose protein sequence is MLRVLTYHRIADPSSALHLNPRLISASPEEFAAQIRFLATHYRVVGLEDVLVAFETHRSLPRRSVLITFDDAYRDFMDIAWPILQAHRVPATLFVPTAYPDRPERAFWWDRLYRCCTDPARPELVLPSCGPLPLRTQEERQVALRAAARLVKSHPHDHAMALVEEICEQLGEEDSGHHSVLGWDELRLLSRDGVSLCPHTQWHPLLTRVSASRARTEISASLTDMRRELDDVLPAFAYPDGAHDDESVDIVRQEGFTLAFTQLDGHNDPRRTDRLRLYRTNITPRTNLRILRLRLQTWFSHIDRWRHRRQAHDRHRLSMAHRSAPS